The DNA window GGCTGGCTGCTGCCGGCCCTCCGCCCCCTGGGCACGTGGCCGGCGCTGCTCGTCTCGGGCGCCTTCTGGGGGCTGTGGCACGCACCGCTGATCCTGCTGGGCTACAACTTCGCCGAGCCCAACCCGCTCGGGGTCGTCCTGATGATCGTGGCGTGCTCCCTGTTCGGCGTGATCCTGGGGTGGAGCCGCCTGCGCACGGCGTCGGTCTGGCCGGCGGTGTTCGCGCACGGCGCCTTCAACGCGTCCGCCGGCGTGGGGGTGCTGCTCGTCGCCGCCGATTCCCCGGTGCCGTCCGCGGCGATCGCGGGCCCGCTCGGCGTGATGACGTGGGTCGTGTTCGCGCTGGCGATCGGGGTGCTCCTGGTGTCGGGCCAGTTCCGCGGCGATCGGCTTCAGGCGGAGCTGCGCCCCGACCCCGTGCGGCCGGCCGTCGCACCCGTCTCCGGGTGAGCCGGCAGGCGCAGCAGTGAATCGGATGCTTCGGCGAGCCCGTCCGCGATGAGCGAGTCGATCGCGCGATCGCGCTGAGCGCCGTCCGGCCAATCCGCGAGAACCGCGGTCAGCGGAACCGGGTCGGGTGCGGCATCCCGCAGCGTTCTGAGGACCGCACCGCGCGCCTGCCGGTCGCTGCCCTCGTAGCGCGCCTGCCGGCGGCGCTCGTCGCCGGTGTCGGGATAGCCCGCGGCGCGCCAGGCGCAGCGGTCCGCGAGCGGGCAGGCGCCGCAGCGCGGCGCACGGGCGGTGCAGACGACCGCGCCCAGCTCCATGGCCGCGGCGTTGACGATCGCGGCTGCGGAGTCGTCGGCGGGCAGCACCGCCGCCATCGCGGCGAGGTCGCGCTTGGCGGGCGGTCCGGGCTGCGAGCGCCCGTCGACCGTGCGGGCGAGCACGCGCCGCGTGTTCGTGTCGACGACGGGATGCCGGTCGCCGTAGGCGAACACCGACACCGCCCTCGCCGTGTAGTCGCCGATGCCGGTGAGGGCGAGGAGGGCCTCGACGTCGCGCGGCACCACGTCGCCGTGGCGCTCGGCGATCTCGCCCGCGGCGCGGTGCAGCCAGATGGCGCGGCGGGGATAGCCGAGGTTCGCCCACTGCCGGACGGCCTCCGCGGGGGCGTCGGCGGCGAGGTCGGACGGTCGCGGCCAGCGCAGCAGCCATGCCTCGAGGTGGGGGATGACCCGCGTCACGGGCGTCTGCTGCAGCATGAACTCGCTGACGAGCACGCCCCAGGCATCGAACCCCTCGCGCCGCCAGGGCAGGTCGCGCCGGTGCTCCGCGTACCAGGCGATGAGGGGCGTCGCGAGGTCGGGCACGGCTCTCACCCTAAGCCGCACCGACGCACGGCGGCCCGCACCGTGGCCACGCGCCCGCCGTAGGCTGGGAGCGTGCGACTGCCCACGACCCCGGTGACCTCCCTCTGGCGCGATCTGCGTGATGAGGTGCGGCACAACTACCCGGCCGGGCGCGTCGTGCTGGCGGTCGACGGTGTCGACGGCGCAGGCAAGACCACCTTCGCCGACGGCCTCGCCGAGGCGTTCTCCGAGGCGGGCTCAGCGGTCTACCGCGCGAGCATCGACGGCTTCCACCGCCCCCGGTCCGAACGCTACGCGCGCGGCCGGGACTCCGCGGAGGGGTTCTACCGCGACTCCTACGACTACGCGACGTTCCGCCGCGTGCTGCTCGACCCGTTCCGGGAGGGCGCCCAGACCGGGGCGTCCACCGGCTTCCAGCTCTCCGCCTTCGACGTCACCCGCGACGCGCCCGTCGAGGCCGCGTGGGTGACCGCCCCGCGGGACGCCGTGCTCATCGTGGACGGCATCTTCCTGAACCGGCCCGAACTGCGCGGCCTCTGGAACTGGGCGCTGTGGCTCGAGGTGCCCTACGCCGTGTCCTTCGCGCGGATGGCCCTGCGCGACGGATCCGACCCCGACCCCGATGCGCCCGCGAACGCCCGCTACCGCGGCGGGCAGGAGCTGTACCGCCGGGAGGCGCGGCCCAGCGCCGCCGCGACCGCAATCGTCGAGAACAGCGACCTCGCGCATCCGGTCCGCATCTTCGGGGACTACTGCTGATGGCCGGACCCACCGGCATCCTCCTCGTCGACAAGCCGGGCGGCATCACGAGCCACGACGCCGTCTCCCGCACCCGCAAGGCGCTGAACACCCGCAAGGTCGGACACGCCGGCACGCTCGACCCGATGGCGACCGGCCTGCTGGTGCTGGGTGTCGGCCACGCCACGCGGCTGCTGACCTACATCGTCGGTCTCGACAAGACCTACGAGGCCACCATCCGCCTCGGCTCGTCGACGTCGACCGACGACCGCGAGGGGGAGACCCTCACGACAGCGGATGCCGCGGCGATCGCCGCGCTGACCGATGACGCCGTCGACGCCGGCATCGCGGCGCTCACCGGCGAGATCTCGCAGGTGCCGAGCACCGTCTCGGCGATCAAGGTCGACGGGCGTCGCGCCTACGACCTCGCCCGCGCGGGTGAGGACGTGCAGCTCAAGGCCCGCGCCGTCACCGTCAGCCGGTTCGACGTGCGGGCGCGCCGCTCCTCGTCGGAGAGCCTCGACCTCGACGTCGCCGTGGACTGCACCAGCGGCACCTACATCCGGGCGCTCGCCCGCGATCTCGGCGAGGCGCTCGGCGTCGGCGGCCACCTCACGGCCCTGCGTCGCACCCGCATCGGACCGTTCGAGGTGGACCAGGCGACCGCGGTCGACGCCATCGGACCGGACGGCCTGCTCACGCCGGCGGCGGTCGCGACCGCCGTCCTGGGCGCCCTCCCGGTGTCGGGCGACGAGGCCCGCGACCTGCGCCACGGCAAGCGCCTCGCCGGTGCCGCCGGCCGCGTCGAGCGCTTCCCGAGCGCCGCGGTCGACCCGGCGGGCGCGCTCGTGGGGATCGTGGAGCGCCGGGGGCCGGACGTGAAGAGCGTCATGAACCTGCCGGGGGAGGAGAGCGCGTGATCCTGTGGCTGACCCTCGTGGGGGTGGGGCTCGCCGTTCTCGCCGGACTCCTGTGCGTCGTGCTCGGCCTGGCCGGCCGCCGGCCCAGCGACCTCTCGGTCGGCTCGCTGGCCCTCGTCGAGCTGTACCTCGTCGTGCAGGTCGTGACGTCGATCGTGGCGCCTCTCACCGGCAACCCGCCGACCGGCAGCCTGCTGGAGTTCTGGGTCTACCTGGTCTCCGCGGTGCTCGTGCCGCCCGCCGCGGTGTTTTGGGCGCTCCTGGAGCGCAGCCGCTGGAGCACCGTCATCATGGGTGTCGCCGCGCTCGCCGTGGCCGTCATGGTGTGGCGCATGTACGCGATCTGGACCATCCAGGTCGCGTGAGCCCGCCGGACGTCCGCCGGCGCACGGCAACTAAGCTGGAGGGCGACATGTCCACCGCACCCACCTCGCGCCGCATGACCGGGATCAGCCGGGTCCTCGTCGTCGTCTACGCGATCATGGCGCTCGCCGCCACCGGACGCTCGTTCGTCCAGATCGCCGAGAGATTCGATGAGGCGCCGGTGGCGTACACGCTGTCGGCCGCGTCGGCCGTCGTCTACATCATCGCCACGCTCGGGCTCGTCTTCGCCCGCTTCGAGGCCTGGTACCGCATCGCGTGGGTCGCCATCGTCTTCGAGCTCGTCGGGGTGCTGGTGGTGGGCACCCTGTCGCTGGTCCTCCCCGAGCTGTTCGCCCACCCCACGGTGTGGTCATGGTTCGGGCTGGGCTACCTCTTCATCCCGCTGGTCCTGCCGTTCTTCGGGCTCTGGTGGCTCGTCGCCCACCGCCGCGGGCGTCCCGTCGCCCGTCGTCCCGTCGCCGCGGCATCCGAGCGATGATCGTCTTCCGCGATCCGTCCGAGGTCCCCGCCGACTTCGGTCCCTCGATCGCCGCCATCGGCAAGTTCGACGGGGTGCACGCCGGTCATCGCGCCGTCATCAACAAGGCGAGGGTGGATGCCGCGGCCACCGGCGCGCGCCTGGTCGCGGTCACGTTCGACCGCAACCCGCTGAGCCTCCTGCGTCCCGACAAGTGCCCGGAGAGCCTCATCGGCGTCACGCAGAAGCTCACCTTCCTCGGCGAGACCGGCGTGGACGCGACCCTGCTGCTGACCTTCGACGAGGCGCTGGCGAACCTCACGGCCCGCGAGTTCGTCGAGCACGTGCTGGTCGGCTCGCTCGCCGTGCGCACCGTCCTCGTCGGCGAAGACTTCCGCTTCGGCCGCGGTGGCGCCGGCGACCCCGCGCTGCTGGCGGAGATGGGCGGCGAACTCGGGTTCCGGGTTGAGGTCGTCGACGACATCCGCTCGGTCGACCGCGACCGCCGGGTCTCCTCGACCTGGATCCGCGAGCTGCTCGCGGAGGGCGACGTCGAGGGCGCCGGCCGGCTGCTCGGTCGCCCGCACGCGGTCTGGGGCGAGGTCGTGCACGGACTCAAGCGCGGTCGCGAACTCGGCTATCCGACGGCGAACCTCTCGGCCGACCTCGAGGGCTTCGTGCCCGCCGACGGCGTCTACGCCGGCTGGCTCGTCGACGAGGGCGTCCAGGGCGGCACCCGGCGACAGGTGCGGTACCCCGCGGCCATCAGCATCGGCACCAACCCGACCTTCGACGACGTGCCGGTGCGCCAGGTCGAGGCCTACGTGCTCGACGAGACCGACCTCGACCTCTACGGCCACCACGTCGAGGTGCAGTTCACCGCGCGCATCCGCGGCATGGTCGCCTTCGGCGGCATCGACGCCCTCATCGCCCAGATGGGCGACGACGTCAGCCGCGTCCGTGCCGCGCTCACGTGAGCGGCGGCATCCGTAGATCCCGATCGAGCGCCGTCCTACGATCATTCCCATCCCCACCATTCAGGAGTCGCGCATGAGCCGCACCGATCTGCAGACGCTGCCCGAGCGTGCCCTCGACCTCTTGGGGGGCCAGCCCGACGACGCCACGCTCGGTCGCTACCTCCACGGGCTGCCCGGCGTCGACGCCGTCGGCCTCGAGCAGCGCGCCGCCGCGCTGGGCACGCGTTCCATAAAGACGTCGTCGAAGCTGTGGGCGCTCGAGCGCATCATCCAGCTGATCGACCTCACCACCCTCGAGGGCTCCGACACCCCGGGCAAGGTGCGCTCGCTCGTCGCGAAGGCGCTGCGACCGGATGCCTCGGACCCGACGTGCCCGAGGGTGGCGGCCGTGTGCGTCTACGGCGACATGGTGCCCGACGCCGTCGGGGCGCTCGGTGCCGCCCACGGCGACCCCGACGACGGGCTCATCAGCGTCGCGGCCGTCGCCACGGCGTTCCCGAGCGGCCGCGCCTCGCTCGAGGTCAAGCTGCGCGACACGGCGGAGGCCGTGGCCGCCGGCGCCGACGAGATCGACATGGTCATCGATCGCGGCGCCTTCCTCTCCGGGCGCTACGGCCTCGTGTTCGAGCAGATCGCGCGCGTCAAGGAGGCGTGCCGTCGTCCGGACGGCACCGCCGCCTCGCTCAAAGTGATCCTCGAGACCGGCGAGCTCACCACCTACGACAACATCAAGCGCGCATCCTGGCTCGCCATCCTCGCGGGCGGCGATTTCATCAAGACGTCCACCGGCAAGGTGCAGCCCGCGGCCACCCTGCCCACCACACTGCTGATGCTCGAAGTCGTCCGCGACTGGCACCGCGCCACGGGCGAGAAGGTCGGGGTCAAGCCCGCGGGCGGCATCCGCACCTCGAAAGACGCCATCAAGTACCTCGTGACGGTCGCCGAGACCGTGGGCGAGGAGTGGCTTCAGCCGCACCTGTTCCGCTACGGCGCCTCGAGCCTGCTCAACGACGTGCTGCTCCAGCGCCAGAAGATGCGCTCCGGGAACTACTCCGGCGCCGACTACGTGACGATCGACTGATGCCGGTCTGCGCACCGCAATCGAAAGGTCAGGGATGAGCTTCCTGGAATACGCCCCCGCGCCCGAGTCGCGCTCCGTCCTGCGGCTCCGTGAGGACTACGGCCTCTTCATCGACGGCGAGTTCCGCGCCGGCCGCGGAGAACCGTTCGCGACGATCTCGCCGGCGGACGAGTCGCACATCGCCATGATCGCGCAGGCCGACGAGGCCGACGTCGCCGACGCCGTCGCCGCCGCGCGCCGCGCCTACGACACCGTGTGGTCGACGATGAGCGGCCGCGACCGCGGCAAGTACCTGTACCGCATCGCCCGCCTCGTGCAGGAGCGCGCCCGCGAGCTCGCCGTCGCCGAGAGCCTCGACAACGGCAAGCCGATCAAGGAGAGCCGCGACGTCGACGTGCCGCTCGTGGCCGCGTGGTTCTTCTCCTACGCCGGATGGGCCGACAAGCTCGACTACGCCGGGCTCGGCGCGAACCCGCGTGCCCTGGGTGTCGCCGGTCAGATCATCCCGTGGAACTTCCCCCTGTTGATGCTGGCGTGGAAGATCGCCCCGGCGCTCGCCGCCGGCAACACCGTCGTGCTCAAGCCCGCCGAGACCACGCCGCTGTCGGCGCTGATCTTCGCCGAGATCCTGCAGCAGGCCGACCTGCCGCCCGGTGTGGTGAACATCGTCACCGGTGCGGGCGCCACCGGCGTGGCGCTCGTCGCGGCCGACATCGACAAGGTCGCCTTCACCGGCTCGACCGGCGTCGGCCGCGCGATCGCCAAGCAGGTCGCGGGCACCGGCAAGAAGCTGACGCTCGAGCTCGGCGGCAAGGCGGCGAACATCGTCTTCGACGACGCCCCCATCGATCAGGCCATCGAGGGCGTCGTCAACGGCATCTTCTTCAACCAGGGTCACGTCTGCTGCGCGGGCAGCCGCCTGCTGGTGCAGGAGTCCATCCACGACGAGGTCGTCGCGCGCCTCAAGGAGCGCCTGTCGACCCTGCGCCTCGGCGATCCGCTCGACAAGAACACCGACATCGGCGCCATCAACTCCGCCGAGCAGCTCGAGCGCATCCGCACGCTCACCGCGGCCGGCGAGGAGGAGGGCGCCGAGCGCTGGAGCCCCGACTGCGTGCTGCCCGACAACGGCTTCTGGTTCGCACCGACGATCTTCACCGGCGTCGAGACCAGCCACCGCATCGCGCGCGAGGAGATCTTCGGGCCCGTGCTGTCGGTGCTGTCGTTCCGCACGCCCGCCGAGGCGATCGCGAAGGCGAACAACACCCCCTACGGCCTGTCCGCGGGCATCTGGTCTGACAAGGGCAGCCGCATCCTCGCCGTGGCCGACAAGCTCCGCGCGGGCGTCGTGTGGGCGAACACCTTCAACAAGTTCGACCCCGCCTCGCCGTTCGGCGGCTACAAGGAGTCCGGCTACGGCCGGGAGGGCGGACGCCAGGGCCTCGCCGCCTACCTCGCCCCCGCAGCATCCGCCACCGCTCTCACAGCGGCGCCGGCGAGACCGAAGCGCTCCGCGAGAAAGGCGGCCGCGAAATGACGCGCCTCTCCGTCCCCAAGACCTACAAGCTCTACATCGGCGGCTCCTTCCCGCGCAGCGAGTCGGGGCGCACCTACGAGATCCGCGCGGCCGACGGGTCGTTCCTGGCCAACGCCGCACAGGCCTCCCGCAAGGACGCGCGTGACGCCGTCGTGGCCGCACGCGCGGCGGTCAAGGGCTGGTCGGGCGCCACCGCCTACAACCGCGGACAGGTGCTCTACCGCATCGCCGAGCTCCTCGAAGGCCGGCGTGCGCAGTTCATCGACGAGATCGTTCAGGTCGAGGGCGTGTCGGCGGAGGCCGCTGCGGCGCAGGTCGACGAGGCCATCGACCGCTGGGTCTGGTACGCCGGCTGGACCGACAAGCACGCGCAGGTCGCCGGCAACGCGAACCCCGTCGCCGGTCCGTACTTCAACATCTCGGTGCCCGAGCCCACGGGCGTCGTGGCCGTCATCGCGCCGCAGGACTCGTCGCTCCTGGGGCTGGTCTCGGCCGTCGCGCCGCCGCTCGTCACCGGCAACGCCGTCGTCGTGGTCGCCAGCGAGCGCTACCCGCTGTCGGCGATCTCGCTCGCCGAGGTGCTCGCGACGAGCGACGTGCCCGGGGGAGTCGTCAACGTGCTCACGGGCTCGCCCGCTGAGATCGCGCCATGGCTGGCCGCGCACGCGGACGTCAACGCGCTCGACCTCGTCGGCGCGGGCGCCCTGGACTGGGTGGACCTGCAGATCACGGCCGCCGACAC is part of the Microbacterium lemovicicum genome and encodes:
- a CDS encoding bifunctional riboflavin kinase/FAD synthetase, which codes for MIVFRDPSEVPADFGPSIAAIGKFDGVHAGHRAVINKARVDAAATGARLVAVTFDRNPLSLLRPDKCPESLIGVTQKLTFLGETGVDATLLLTFDEALANLTAREFVEHVLVGSLAVRTVLVGEDFRFGRGGAGDPALLAEMGGELGFRVEVVDDIRSVDRDRRVSSTWIRELLAEGDVEGAGRLLGRPHAVWGEVVHGLKRGRELGYPTANLSADLEGFVPADGVYAGWLVDEGVQGGTRRQVRYPAAISIGTNPTFDDVPVRQVEAYVLDETDLDLYGHHVEVQFTARIRGMVAFGGIDALIAQMGDDVSRVRAALT
- a CDS encoding A/G-specific adenine glycosylase, whose product is MPDLATPLIAWYAEHRRDLPWRREGFDAWGVLVSEFMLQQTPVTRVIPHLEAWLLRWPRPSDLAADAPAEAVRQWANLGYPRRAIWLHRAAGEIAERHGDVVPRDVEALLALTGIGDYTARAVSVFAYGDRHPVVDTNTRRVLARTVDGRSQPGPPAKRDLAAMAAVLPADDSAAAIVNAAAMELGAVVCTARAPRCGACPLADRCAWRAAGYPDTGDERRRQARYEGSDRQARGAVLRTLRDAAPDPVPLTAVLADWPDGAQRDRAIDSLIADGLAEASDSLLRLPAHPETGATAGRTGSGRSSA
- a CDS encoding aldehyde dehydrogenase family protein; protein product: MTRLSVPKTYKLYIGGSFPRSESGRTYEIRAADGSFLANAAQASRKDARDAVVAARAAVKGWSGATAYNRGQVLYRIAELLEGRRAQFIDEIVQVEGVSAEAAAAQVDEAIDRWVWYAGWTDKHAQVAGNANPVAGPYFNISVPEPTGVVAVIAPQDSSLLGLVSAVAPPLVTGNAVVVVASERYPLSAISLAEVLATSDVPGGVVNVLTGSPAEIAPWLAAHADVNALDLVGAGALDWVDLQITAADTLTRVLPPEEGPDAAAPSLERISAFTEIKTVWHTKSLI
- the deoC gene encoding deoxyribose-phosphate aldolase, which gives rise to MSRTDLQTLPERALDLLGGQPDDATLGRYLHGLPGVDAVGLEQRAAALGTRSIKTSSKLWALERIIQLIDLTTLEGSDTPGKVRSLVAKALRPDASDPTCPRVAAVCVYGDMVPDAVGALGAAHGDPDDGLISVAAVATAFPSGRASLEVKLRDTAEAVAAGADEIDMVIDRGAFLSGRYGLVFEQIARVKEACRRPDGTAASLKVILETGELTTYDNIKRASWLAILAGGDFIKTSTGKVQPAATLPTTLLMLEVVRDWHRATGEKVGVKPAGGIRTSKDAIKYLVTVAETVGEEWLQPHLFRYGASSLLNDVLLQRQKMRSGNYSGADYVTID
- a CDS encoding aldehyde dehydrogenase family protein; the encoded protein is MSFLEYAPAPESRSVLRLREDYGLFIDGEFRAGRGEPFATISPADESHIAMIAQADEADVADAVAAARRAYDTVWSTMSGRDRGKYLYRIARLVQERARELAVAESLDNGKPIKESRDVDVPLVAAWFFSYAGWADKLDYAGLGANPRALGVAGQIIPWNFPLLMLAWKIAPALAAGNTVVLKPAETTPLSALIFAEILQQADLPPGVVNIVTGAGATGVALVAADIDKVAFTGSTGVGRAIAKQVAGTGKKLTLELGGKAANIVFDDAPIDQAIEGVVNGIFFNQGHVCCAGSRLLVQESIHDEVVARLKERLSTLRLGDPLDKNTDIGAINSAEQLERIRTLTAAGEEEGAERWSPDCVLPDNGFWFAPTIFTGVETSHRIAREEIFGPVLSVLSFRTPAEAIAKANNTPYGLSAGIWSDKGSRILAVADKLRAGVVWANTFNKFDPASPFGGYKESGYGREGGRQGLAAYLAPAASATALTAAPARPKRSARKAAAK
- the truB gene encoding tRNA pseudouridine(55) synthase TruB; translated protein: MAGPTGILLVDKPGGITSHDAVSRTRKALNTRKVGHAGTLDPMATGLLVLGVGHATRLLTYIVGLDKTYEATIRLGSSTSTDDREGETLTTADAAAIAALTDDAVDAGIAALTGEISQVPSTVSAIKVDGRRAYDLARAGEDVQLKARAVTVSRFDVRARRSSSESLDLDVAVDCTSGTYIRALARDLGEALGVGGHLTALRRTRIGPFEVDQATAVDAIGPDGLLTPAAVATAVLGALPVSGDEARDLRHGKRLAGAAGRVERFPSAAVDPAGALVGIVERRGPDVKSVMNLPGEESA
- a CDS encoding uridine kinase — encoded protein: MRLPTTPVTSLWRDLRDEVRHNYPAGRVVLAVDGVDGAGKTTFADGLAEAFSEAGSAVYRASIDGFHRPRSERYARGRDSAEGFYRDSYDYATFRRVLLDPFREGAQTGASTGFQLSAFDVTRDAPVEAAWVTAPRDAVLIVDGIFLNRPELRGLWNWALWLEVPYAVSFARMALRDGSDPDPDAPANARYRGGQELYRREARPSAAATAIVENSDLAHPVRIFGDYC